From a single Shewanella donghaensis genomic region:
- the hflD gene encoding high frequency lysogenization protein HflD gives MSQVLFERTMAFAGILQAVAQVQHIARNGDSDEAALAASLNTILVTDPESISDIYKDKQALNKGYQLIENQLGDGGDKDVETTRYLVGMLALERKLVRSANGLGMLAERINQVHRQLHHFAITDEQIIASLASIYSDTISELGPKLQISGNPAYLQQPLVQQKIRALLLAAMRSAVLWRQLGGKRRHLVFARKAIVDTAISSRKNN, from the coding sequence GTGAGCCAAGTCTTATTTGAACGCACTATGGCGTTCGCGGGTATTTTACAAGCTGTAGCACAAGTGCAGCATATTGCCCGCAATGGTGATTCAGACGAAGCTGCCCTTGCAGCAAGTTTAAATACCATTTTGGTGACAGACCCAGAATCTATCTCTGATATTTATAAAGATAAACAAGCGCTGAATAAAGGTTATCAACTCATTGAAAATCAATTAGGTGATGGTGGCGACAAAGATGTCGAAACCACTCGTTACCTTGTTGGTATGCTGGCACTTGAGCGTAAATTAGTTCGCTCAGCAAATGGTTTAGGGATGCTTGCCGAACGCATTAATCAAGTACATCGTCAATTGCATCACTTCGCGATTACTGATGAACAAATCATCGCCAGTCTTGCCAGCATTTATAGTGATACTATCAGCGAGCTTGGCCCTAAATTACAAATTTCTGGTAATCCAGCGTACTTGCAACAACCGCTGGTACAACAAAAAATTCGAGCTTTACTATTAGCCGCTATGCGCAGTGCTGTTTTATGGCGACAACTGGGTGGCAAACGTCGCCATCTAGTTTTTGCCCGTAAAGCCATAGTCGATACCGCTATTAGTAGCCGTAAAAATAACTAA
- a CDS encoding acyl-CoA thioesterase: protein MAGVDRQITLRFLAEPADVNFGGKVHGGAVMKWIDLAAYAGAAGWSGKYCITVYAGGIRFVKPIHVGNIVEVSAKVIYTGTSSMHLGIAVKAGDPKEPERHLTTHCIVIMVAVDDDGKPTSVPEWIPQTEDDVRLRDSALRLMDMRKKIGSEMEAHVKPAL from the coding sequence ATGGCCGGAGTAGATAGACAAATCACCTTAAGATTTTTAGCTGAACCTGCCGATGTTAATTTTGGCGGTAAAGTACATGGTGGTGCAGTCATGAAGTGGATCGATTTAGCCGCATATGCTGGCGCTGCAGGTTGGAGCGGTAAATACTGTATTACCGTCTATGCTGGCGGCATACGTTTCGTTAAACCAATCCACGTGGGCAATATTGTTGAAGTTAGCGCTAAAGTGATTTATACCGGCACTTCATCAATGCATTTAGGTATTGCGGTAAAAGCGGGCGATCCCAAAGAGCCTGAGCGTCATTTGACAACCCATTGCATTGTTATCATGGTTGCTGTTGACGATGATGGTAAACCTACATCGGTACCTGAGTGGATCCCACAAACAGAAGATGATGTTCGTTTGAGAGATTCAGCGTTACGATTAATGGATATGCGTAAAAAAATTGGTTCAGAAATGGAAGCGCACGTTAAACCTGCTTTATAG
- a CDS encoding NAD(P)-dependent oxidoreductase — MAKVAFIGLGVMGYPMAGHLVKQGHQVTVYNRTTAKAQQWAKEYNAEFALTPKLAAMEQDIVFTCVGNDDDLRQVVLGDDGVIHGIKSGATLVDHTTASADVAREVAAILAKQNVEFLDAPVSGGQAGAENGVLTVMMGGKEAIFNQVKPVIDAYSRCAELLGDVGSGQLTKMVNQICIAGVVQGLAEGLHFAKSAGLDGLKVVEVISKGAAQSWQMENRYQTMWQGEYDFGFAIDWMRKDLGIALEEGRKNGSHLPVTALVDQFYSEVQAMKGNRWDTSSLLARLEKNR; from the coding sequence ATGGCAAAGGTAGCATTTATTGGCTTAGGCGTGATGGGATACCCAATGGCCGGCCACTTAGTGAAACAAGGTCATCAAGTGACAGTGTATAACCGCACCACAGCGAAAGCGCAGCAATGGGCCAAAGAATATAATGCTGAATTTGCGCTTACACCAAAACTTGCCGCGATGGAGCAAGATATTGTGTTTACCTGTGTGGGTAATGATGATGACCTTCGTCAAGTGGTACTCGGTGATGACGGTGTTATTCACGGTATAAAATCAGGTGCAACATTAGTTGACCATACCACTGCTTCTGCTGATGTTGCTCGAGAAGTTGCCGCCATTTTAGCTAAACAAAATGTTGAGTTCCTCGATGCACCTGTATCTGGTGGTCAAGCGGGTGCTGAAAATGGTGTTCTAACTGTGATGATGGGCGGCAAAGAAGCTATCTTTAATCAAGTCAAACCGGTTATTGATGCCTATAGCCGCTGCGCTGAACTGCTTGGTGATGTGGGTTCAGGCCAGTTGACTAAAATGGTCAATCAAATCTGTATCGCAGGTGTAGTTCAAGGATTAGCTGAAGGCTTACATTTTGCTAAAAGTGCTGGGCTTGATGGTCTAAAAGTAGTTGAAGTTATTAGTAAAGGCGCCGCTCAAAGTTGGCAAATGGAAAATCGCTATCAAACTATGTGGCAAGGTGAATATGACTTTGGTTTTGCGATTGATTGGATGCGTAAAGATTTAGGTATTGCTTTAGAAGAAGGGCGCAAGAATGGCAGTCATTTACCTGTAACGGCTTTAGTCGATCAGTTTTATTCTGAAGTTCAAGCAATGAAAGGTAATCGCTGGGACACATCAAGTTTATTAGCCCGGTTAGAAAAAAATCGTTAA
- the pheS gene encoding phenylalanine--tRNA ligase subunit alpha, giving the protein MQQLTEIVEQALEIIGKASDLKTLDDIRVDYLGKKGKITDMMKMMGSLSPAEKPAFGQAVNQAKQAVQKQLSERIEGLKAAELEAQLIADKIDVTLPGRAMEMGGLHPVTRTIERIETFFGELGFTTKHGPEIEDDFHNFDALNISEHHPARADHDTFYFNPKVMLRTQTSGVQIRTMEHEKPPLRIISPGRVYRNDYDQTHTPMFHQVEGLLVDEKVNFAELKGILHDFLRNFFEEDLEVRFRPSYFPFTEPSAEVDVMGKNGKWLEVLGCGMVHPNVLRSVGIDPEKYSGFAFGMGVERLTMLRYGVNDLRAFFENDLRFLKQFK; this is encoded by the coding sequence ATGCAGCAGTTAACTGAGATCGTAGAACAAGCCTTAGAAATAATAGGTAAGGCCAGTGATCTAAAGACATTGGATGATATCCGTGTCGACTACCTTGGTAAGAAAGGTAAGATCACTGACATGATGAAAATGATGGGTAGCTTAAGTCCAGCAGAGAAACCTGCTTTTGGACAAGCAGTCAATCAAGCTAAACAAGCGGTACAGAAGCAACTTTCTGAGCGCATTGAAGGTTTGAAAGCTGCTGAATTAGAAGCACAGCTTATCGCTGATAAAATCGATGTAACCTTACCGGGTCGTGCAATGGAAATGGGTGGTTTACATCCAGTGACTCGTACGATTGAACGCATTGAAACTTTCTTTGGCGAACTTGGTTTTACCACTAAGCATGGTCCTGAAATCGAAGATGATTTTCATAACTTCGATGCATTGAATATTTCAGAACATCATCCTGCTCGCGCTGATCATGACACCTTTTATTTCAATCCCAAGGTGATGTTACGTACGCAAACTTCAGGTGTACAAATTCGTACTATGGAGCATGAAAAACCGCCATTACGAATTATCTCTCCAGGTCGTGTATACCGTAACGATTACGATCAAACTCATACGCCAATGTTCCATCAAGTTGAAGGCTTATTAGTTGATGAAAAAGTTAACTTTGCAGAGCTGAAAGGCATTTTGCATGATTTTTTACGTAACTTTTTCGAAGAAGATTTAGAAGTACGCTTCCGTCCATCTTACTTCCCATTCACAGAACCTTCAGCAGAAGTTGATGTTATGGGTAAAAACGGTAAGTGGCTTGAAGTACTAGGTTGCGGCATGGTGCATCCGAATGTACTACGCAGTGTCGGTATCGACCCTGAAAAATACTCTGGTTTTGCTTTTGGTATGGGTGTTGAGCGTTTAACCATGTTGCGTTACGGCGTTAACGACCTACGTGCCTTCTTTGAAAACGATTTACGTTTTCTTAAGCAATTCAAATAA
- the pheT gene encoding phenylalanine--tRNA ligase subunit beta — translation MKFSESWLREWVNPSVSREELSHQITMAGLEVDGVDPVAAEFSGVIVGEVVECGQHPDADKLQVTKINVGSDELIDIVCGAPNCRLGLKVAVAMVGAVLPGDFKIKKAKLRGQPSFGMLCSYGEIGIDIDSDGIIELPTDAPIGKDIREYLQLNDAIIDVDLTANRADCLGMAGLAREVGVLNRQSVVEPTWEAVSATIDDKVAINVIAPESCPRYLGRVVKNVNVAAATPLWMQEKLRRSGIRSIDPIVDITNYVLIEYGQPMHAFDLAALNGAIQVRLSDGVEKLTLLDGNEITVPADTLVIADDKAAVALAGVFGGEASGVTGKTQDILLECAFFAPLAIMGKSRRLGLHTDASHRFERGVGPELQHKVMDRATRLVLDICGGEAGPVEEAVSEAHLPKPAQITLRRSKLDKILGHHIPDVDVTEILERLGFAVEVSAEAWLVTTATYRFDMAIEEDLIEEVARIYGYNNIPNIAPVASLSMSDHKEADISLSKVRSVLVARGFQEAVTYSFVDPKLQNIVHPDAPAMTLPNPISVEMSAMRLSMFTGLLTCVGYNQSRQQGRVRLFETGLRFVPDAEADSGVRQQPMIGAVISGVQNDEHWSMDSKTVDFFDLKGDLESIIGLTVSTSEFTFRSATHSALHPGQCAEILRNNQVIGIIGAVHPSLEKPFGLNGKTIVFELELDALLHASLPLAQAVSKFPANRRDIAVVVDEDVSATNVMNLIRKVGENQLVGLNLFDVYWGKGVEAGKKSLAIALTLQDITRTLEEKDITETVDSVVSALKSEFNALLRD, via the coding sequence ATGAAATTCAGTGAATCTTGGCTTCGTGAGTGGGTTAACCCATCAGTAAGCCGTGAAGAGTTATCTCACCAAATCACAATGGCCGGTCTAGAAGTTGACGGCGTTGACCCTGTAGCTGCTGAATTTAGCGGCGTGATAGTGGGCGAAGTGGTTGAATGTGGTCAGCATCCAGATGCTGACAAACTTCAGGTAACTAAAATTAATGTTGGCAGCGATGAGTTAATTGACATCGTCTGCGGCGCACCAAACTGCCGTTTAGGCCTTAAAGTTGCTGTGGCAATGGTGGGCGCTGTGTTACCTGGCGATTTTAAAATTAAGAAAGCCAAACTACGCGGTCAACCATCATTTGGTATGTTGTGTTCATATGGCGAAATCGGTATCGATATCGACAGTGATGGCATCATCGAATTGCCAACAGATGCACCGATTGGTAAAGATATTCGTGAATATTTACAATTAAACGATGCCATCATCGATGTAGATTTAACGGCTAACCGTGCTGATTGTTTAGGTATGGCGGGTTTAGCTCGCGAAGTAGGCGTATTAAACCGTCAATCGGTAGTAGAGCCAACGTGGGAAGCGGTTAGTGCCACAATTGATGACAAAGTTGCTATTAACGTTATTGCACCTGAGTCTTGCCCTCGCTATTTAGGTCGTGTGGTTAAGAACGTCAACGTAGCGGCTGCAACACCATTGTGGATGCAAGAGAAGTTACGTCGTAGCGGTATTCGCTCAATCGATCCTATTGTTGATATTACTAACTATGTTCTGATTGAATATGGTCAGCCAATGCATGCGTTTGACTTAGCAGCATTAAATGGTGCTATTCAAGTGCGTTTGAGTGATGGGGTTGAGAAACTTACCTTACTTGATGGCAACGAAATTACAGTGCCAGCTGATACCTTGGTTATTGCTGACGATAAAGCAGCCGTGGCATTAGCGGGTGTATTTGGCGGTGAAGCGTCAGGCGTAACAGGTAAGACTCAAGATATTTTACTAGAGTGTGCATTCTTTGCTCCTCTAGCGATCATGGGTAAATCTCGTCGCTTAGGCTTACACACAGACGCGTCACATCGTTTTGAACGTGGTGTTGGCCCTGAACTACAACATAAAGTCATGGACAGAGCTACGCGCTTAGTACTTGATATTTGTGGTGGTGAGGCTGGTCCTGTAGAGGAAGCCGTTTCTGAAGCGCATTTACCAAAGCCTGCTCAAATAACTTTACGTCGCAGTAAATTAGATAAAATTTTAGGCCATCACATTCCAGATGTTGATGTGACTGAAATCTTAGAGCGTTTAGGTTTTGCTGTTGAAGTATCTGCTGAAGCTTGGCTTGTGACAACGGCGACTTATCGTTTTGATATGGCTATTGAAGAAGACTTAATCGAAGAAGTTGCGCGTATTTACGGATATAATAATATCCCTAATATCGCACCCGTTGCTTCGTTAAGCATGTCAGATCACAAAGAAGCTGATATTTCATTAAGCAAAGTACGCAGTGTACTGGTTGCTCGTGGATTCCAGGAAGCGGTTACCTATAGTTTTGTTGACCCTAAATTACAAAACATTGTGCACCCAGATGCGCCAGCAATGACATTGCCGAATCCTATTTCGGTTGAAATGTCTGCAATGCGTTTATCGATGTTCACAGGTCTGCTGACATGTGTTGGATATAACCAGAGCAGACAACAAGGTCGCGTACGTTTATTTGAAACTGGTTTACGCTTTGTGCCTGATGCAGAAGCAGATTCTGGTGTTAGACAACAACCTATGATTGGTGCGGTTATTTCTGGTGTTCAAAATGATGAACATTGGTCAATGGATTCTAAAACTGTCGACTTCTTTGATTTAAAAGGTGATTTAGAATCAATTATCGGCTTGACAGTTTCGACTTCTGAATTTACTTTTAGAAGTGCAACACATTCTGCTCTTCATCCGGGGCAATGTGCTGAAATATTAAGAAATAATCAAGTCATTGGTATCATTGGTGCAGTCCATCCTAGCTTGGAAAAGCCTTTTGGTCTCAATGGTAAAACAATTGTTTTTGAGTTAGAACTGGACGCTTTACTGCATGCCAGTTTGCCGCTAGCTCAGGCTGTATCTAAGTTTCCTGCAAATCGACGTGATATTGCTGTAGTTGTTGATGAAGATGTTTCTGCAACTAATGTTATGAATTTGATAAGAAAAGTTGGCGAAAATCAGTTGGTTGGCTTAAACTTGTTCGACGTATACTGGGGTAAAGGTGTTGAAGCTGGCAAAAAGAGCCTTGCAATAGCACTTACATTACAAGACATTACTCGTACACTTGAAGAAAAAGACATTACCGAAACAGTTGATTCGGTTGTCTCGGCACTTAAGAGCGAGTTCAACGCATTGTTGAGGGATTAA
- the purB gene encoding adenylosuccinate lyase — MDLSALTAISPIDGRYGSKTTSLRGIFSEFGLTKYRVQVEINWLKLLSSCPEIEEVPPFSEEALILLDSIKDNFSEEDAMRVKTIERTTNHDVKAVEYFIKEQIADNAELVAIDEFVHFACTSEDINNLSHALMLKEARELVLVPQCAEIVEALKQLAREHKSVPLMSRTHGQPASPSTLGKEMANVAVRLERQLNQINAVEIMGKINGAVGNYNAHLSAYPEVNWHELSQRFVTSLGINWNAYTTQIEPHDYIAELFDAIARFNTILIDFDRDIWGYIALGHFKQRTIAGEIGSSTMPHKVNPIDFENSEGNLGIANALMQHLAAKLPVSRWQRDLTDSTVLRNLGVGMAHSLIAYQATLKGISKLEVNEANLRAELDKNWEVLAEPVQTVMRRYGIEKPYEKLKELTRGKRIDGDQLATFIDGLELPDQVKAELKTMTPANYIGRAEAFVDELK; from the coding sequence ATGGATCTTTCTGCACTGACTGCTATCTCTCCGATAGACGGTCGTTACGGTAGCAAAACCACCTCATTACGAGGAATTTTCAGCGAATTCGGTTTAACAAAGTACCGTGTTCAAGTTGAAATTAACTGGTTAAAACTGCTTTCTAGTTGCCCAGAGATTGAAGAAGTTCCGCCATTTAGTGAAGAAGCATTAATTTTACTAGATAGCATCAAGGATAACTTCAGCGAAGAAGACGCAATGCGCGTTAAAACGATTGAAAGAACCACTAACCATGACGTTAAAGCGGTTGAGTATTTCATCAAAGAACAAATTGCAGATAACGCTGAATTAGTCGCTATCGACGAATTCGTGCATTTTGCTTGTACTTCTGAAGATATTAATAACTTATCTCACGCATTAATGCTCAAAGAAGCACGTGAATTAGTATTAGTCCCTCAGTGTGCTGAAATTGTGGAAGCGCTTAAGCAATTGGCCAGAGAACATAAGTCAGTGCCATTAATGTCACGTACTCATGGTCAACCAGCTTCTCCATCTACGCTAGGTAAAGAAATGGCTAACGTTGCAGTTCGTTTAGAACGTCAACTTAACCAAATTAATGCTGTAGAAATCATGGGTAAAATCAACGGCGCTGTGGGTAACTATAATGCTCACCTTTCAGCTTACCCTGAAGTTAACTGGCATGAACTTTCACAACGTTTTGTCACTAGCTTAGGCATTAACTGGAACGCTTACACCACTCAAATTGAACCGCATGATTACATTGCTGAACTATTTGATGCGATTGCCCGTTTTAACACTATCTTAATCGATTTCGATCGTGATATTTGGGGTTATATTGCACTAGGTCACTTCAAGCAACGCACTATCGCTGGCGAAATTGGTTCATCAACTATGCCGCATAAAGTTAACCCAATTGATTTTGAAAATTCAGAAGGTAACTTAGGTATTGCTAACGCGCTAATGCAGCATTTAGCCGCGAAACTTCCGGTATCAAGATGGCAACGTGATCTAACTGATTCAACAGTATTGCGTAACCTTGGTGTAGGTATGGCACATTCATTAATCGCTTACCAAGCGACATTGAAAGGCATCAGCAAGCTTGAAGTTAACGAAGCAAATCTGCGTGCTGAATTAGATAAAAACTGGGAAGTACTTGCTGAGCCAGTACAAACAGTGATGCGTCGTTATGGCATCGAAAAGCCATATGAAAAATTAAAAGAGCTAACACGTGGTAAACGTATCGATGGTGATCAATTAGCAACATTTATCGATGGTCTAGAATTACCAGATCAAGTTAAAGCTGAACTTAAAACAATGACCCCAGCTAACTACATTGGCCGTGCTGAAGCATTCGTTGACGAGTTAAAATAA
- a CDS encoding methyl-accepting chemotaxis protein gives MKEVKFRWIDQYLIKISIKTKFIILAIVTISLILILTFTLTRIFEDTLAHAEIEEAITLNNTYNHAVEVALDLLDEKQKQRFLSELNGASKAVNINTLNSHLQQLARQGGGVEEQAGNYEIVSEVNSHEIVIVTSLNIAVIANKASQNNTSAYLLMAGIIIIILLFSYYISTFITGAVYTTVMALRRAADGDLTGRLNFFEVPDEFSLLAISVDTLVDRQHKLVQQMTQATEKIRQVVQSFRTTAENGQSVAAHQRQHLDSLATAMEEMTAAVIEVARNAEISSSETQEANNQVSTGSKDIETTVEAIDLLSHEIADASDAVNVLNDNASKIDAVVTTINAISEQTNLLALNAAIEAARAGEQGRGFAVVADEVRTLAGRTQTATVEIKTMIEALQSGTKNLTQVMSRTVDQAEEGKKHVLHTGEDLSNIAHHSAKVFEMSVLIATSAEEQSAVANEIAANLMEIRNQSHNVEEAANSSVSGCDELNTTAEDLDKLMIGLKI, from the coding sequence ATGAAAGAAGTAAAATTTAGATGGATAGATCAATACCTTATTAAAATTAGTATTAAAACAAAGTTTATCATACTGGCTATAGTCACAATTTCACTTATTTTAATACTGACATTTACTCTAACAAGAATCTTTGAAGACACATTGGCGCACGCAGAAATAGAAGAAGCCATTACGCTCAACAATACCTATAACCACGCCGTTGAAGTCGCTTTAGATTTACTCGATGAAAAACAAAAACAACGCTTTTTATCTGAGTTAAATGGCGCATCCAAAGCCGTTAATATTAACACTCTCAATAGCCATTTACAGCAATTAGCTCGACAAGGTGGAGGTGTGGAAGAGCAAGCTGGTAATTATGAAATTGTGAGTGAAGTAAACTCTCATGAAATTGTAATAGTGACCTCATTAAACATTGCTGTTATCGCAAACAAAGCAAGCCAGAATAATACCAGTGCTTATTTGCTTATGGCTGGCATCATTATCATCATCCTTTTATTTTCCTATTATATTTCAACATTTATTACTGGCGCAGTTTATACCACGGTAATGGCATTAAGACGGGCGGCAGATGGTGATTTAACGGGCCGTTTGAACTTTTTTGAAGTCCCTGATGAATTCAGTTTACTGGCTATTAGCGTCGATACTTTAGTCGATAGGCAACATAAGCTCGTGCAACAAATGACTCAAGCAACTGAAAAAATTAGACAGGTTGTTCAATCCTTTAGAACAACAGCTGAAAATGGACAGTCAGTTGCGGCACATCAACGTCAACACTTGGACTCTTTAGCCACAGCAATGGAAGAAATGACGGCAGCGGTGATAGAAGTTGCACGCAATGCTGAAATATCATCTTCAGAAACCCAAGAAGCCAACAATCAAGTCTCCACGGGCTCTAAGGATATTGAAACAACGGTTGAAGCTATTGACTTATTATCTCATGAAATTGCAGATGCATCTGATGCGGTAAATGTACTCAATGACAATGCCAGTAAAATTGATGCCGTTGTGACTACCATTAACGCCATTTCAGAACAGACTAATTTACTGGCGCTCAATGCTGCGATTGAAGCGGCTCGAGCAGGTGAGCAAGGTAGAGGGTTTGCCGTTGTTGCTGACGAAGTAAGAACGTTAGCAGGCCGCACGCAAACTGCAACTGTTGAAATTAAAACCATGATTGAAGCACTGCAGTCAGGCACTAAAAACTTAACACAAGTGATGTCTCGGACAGTAGATCAAGCTGAGGAAGGTAAAAAGCATGTACTTCATACTGGTGAGGACTTGAGTAACATTGCTCATCATAGCGCTAAAGTATTCGAAATGAGCGTGCTCATAGCCACTTCTGCAGAAGAACAGTCGGCGGTAGCCAATGAAATTGCCGCAAACTTGATGGAGATTCGTAATCAATCACATAATGTAGAAGAAGCGGCAAACTCTTCAGTATCAGGTTGTGATGAGTTAAATACCACAGCAGAAGATTTAGATAAACTGATGATCGGCCTTAAAATTTAG
- the ihfA gene encoding integration host factor subunit alpha produces MALTKAEMAEHLFETLGMNKRVAKEMVESFFEEIREALESGEQVKLSGFGNFDLRDKNQRPGRNPKTGEDIPISARRVVTFRPGQKLKTRVEEENSGKK; encoded by the coding sequence ATGGCACTTACCAAAGCCGAAATGGCAGAACATCTTTTTGAAACGCTTGGCATGAACAAACGTGTAGCCAAAGAGATGGTTGAGTCTTTCTTTGAAGAAATTAGAGAAGCACTTGAAAGTGGTGAGCAGGTCAAGTTATCTGGCTTTGGAAACTTTGATCTGCGTGATAAGAATCAAAGACCGGGAAGGAACCCAAAAACTGGCGAAGATATTCCAATTTCTGCTCGTCGTGTAGTTACGTTCCGTCCGGGGCAAAAACTGAAAACACGTGTTGAAGAAGAGAATTCTGGAAAGAAGTAA
- a CDS encoding ribosomal protein uL16 3-hydroxylase gives MYTLNFDTAEFISKNWQQKPIVIKNAFKAFEDPISADELAGLAMEEDISSRIVKTEADGWNVIQGPFEDYDEHGDDKWQLLVQAVNHWYPESQPLVEAFRFLPDWRFDDLMVSFATPQGGIGPHIDNYDVFLIQGEGERRWKVGHNGVHQCRGGDASSPLVEDFEPIIDVVLTKGDMLYIPPGYPHCGETLSLAMSYSIGFRAPSQQELLTQIADTLIDNNTGQHRFTSTEESANHGVVSQTQQQGIMDLLAQLANYPAQYQTMLGKLLSQNRFELDINPFEQAISETDVIEAVEDGANIQRIGGLKVLTLESDTQEQLYVNGEAICVAGINPEIISIIANDHALTQAQLVEWLADEKLLIVITQFINQGWFFFSE, from the coding sequence ATGTATACATTAAATTTTGATACTGCTGAGTTCATCAGCAAGAATTGGCAACAAAAGCCTATTGTCATCAAAAATGCCTTTAAAGCATTTGAAGATCCAATATCAGCCGATGAGCTTGCAGGTCTTGCGATGGAAGAAGATATCTCTTCACGCATTGTAAAAACCGAAGCTGATGGTTGGAATGTTATCCAAGGACCGTTTGAAGACTACGACGAACACGGTGATGACAAGTGGCAATTACTCGTTCAAGCAGTCAACCATTGGTATCCAGAATCACAGCCGCTTGTAGAAGCTTTCAGATTTTTGCCTGATTGGCGATTTGATGACTTGATGGTGTCATTTGCGACACCACAAGGCGGGATCGGTCCACATATTGATAATTACGATGTTTTCCTTATTCAAGGTGAAGGAGAACGTCGCTGGAAAGTGGGTCATAACGGTGTACACCAATGTCGTGGTGGTGATGCATCAAGTCCGTTAGTTGAAGACTTTGAACCAATAATCGATGTCGTGTTAACCAAGGGTGATATGTTATATATCCCACCAGGTTACCCTCATTGCGGTGAAACCTTAAGCCTTGCTATGAGCTACTCAATTGGTTTTAGAGCCCCTAGCCAACAAGAGTTGTTAACTCAAATTGCTGACACATTAATTGATAACAACACAGGGCAACACAGATTCACTTCAACTGAAGAATCAGCAAACCACGGTGTTGTCAGTCAAACCCAGCAACAAGGTATCATGGATTTGTTAGCGCAATTAGCGAATTATCCAGCCCAATACCAAACTATGTTAGGCAAGTTACTAAGCCAAAATCGTTTTGAGTTAGACATTAATCCGTTTGAACAAGCCATTTCGGAAACTGATGTCATCGAAGCGGTTGAAGATGGTGCTAACATTCAGCGTATCGGCGGCTTAAAAGTGTTAACACTGGAGTCTGACACGCAAGAGCAGCTTTATGTTAACGGCGAAGCCATATGTGTTGCAGGGATCAACCCAGAGATTATTAGCATAATCGCAAATGATCACGCCCTGACTCAAGCACAACTTGTTGAATGGTTAGCTGATGAAAAATTACTTATCGTAATCACTCAGTTTATCAATCAAGGTTGGTTTTTCTTTTCAGAATAA
- the lpxM gene encoding lauroyl-Kdo(2)-lipid IV(A) myristoyltransferase (LpxM is lauroyl-Kdo(2)-lipid IV(A) myristoyltransferase, an enzyme characterized in Escherichia coli and involved in biosynthesis of the form of lipid A found in that species and some closely related species.) — MARQAKHFDRRFTLSLLHPKYWATWLAILVLLFFGSMPARLRDPIARLLARLVRVYAKKPINIARINIQECFPEMPASEVEDLIKANVDMFVLVLMSQAELLVRSDAHIKRRIHIIGYEHVQAARDAGQPIIFIMPHVWPLEYAGLRLNQEVPMVTMAKAHRNGLFNWFSNRLRSSQNGRVYMREAGIRALITELKQDNSFFYLPDEDLGPEQSVFAPLLSTEKATLPVVGRLAQAGKAQVLPVKIGYDKAAYRFNLTVMAQVKPEDMLGKDNEAVALNKMVEQVIQAYPEQYMWFLKFLKTRPEGQPKLY, encoded by the coding sequence TTGGCTAGACAAGCAAAACATTTCGATCGTCGATTTACACTTTCTTTACTGCATCCCAAATATTGGGCAACGTGGTTAGCAATCTTGGTATTATTGTTTTTTGGGAGCATGCCTGCCAGATTACGTGATCCCATTGCGCGACTACTTGCCAGGCTAGTGCGGGTTTATGCCAAAAAACCGATTAATATTGCGCGAATTAACATACAGGAATGCTTTCCTGAGATGCCAGCCTCAGAGGTTGAGGATTTGATTAAAGCCAATGTTGATATGTTTGTTTTAGTACTAATGTCTCAAGCAGAACTGTTAGTGAGATCTGATGCCCACATCAAACGCCGTATTCATATTATTGGCTATGAGCATGTTCAAGCAGCAAGAGATGCAGGTCAGCCCATTATTTTTATCATGCCCCATGTGTGGCCCCTTGAATATGCAGGGCTGCGATTGAATCAAGAAGTACCTATGGTAACGATGGCGAAAGCTCATAGGAACGGCTTATTCAATTGGTTTAGTAATCGACTACGTAGTAGTCAGAATGGTCGAGTTTACATGCGAGAGGCGGGTATACGCGCGTTAATCACTGAATTAAAGCAAGATAACAGTTTCTTTTATCTACCTGATGAGGATTTAGGCCCTGAGCAAAGTGTGTTTGCACCACTGCTTAGTACAGAGAAAGCCACTTTGCCAGTGGTTGGTCGTTTGGCGCAGGCGGGAAAAGCGCAGGTGCTACCGGTAAAAATTGGTTATGATAAAGCCGCTTACCGGTTTAATTTGACTGTGATGGCGCAGGTCAAACCTGAAGATATGCTAGGTAAAGACAATGAAGCTGTGGCACTTAATAAAATGGTTGAGCAAGTGATTCAAGCATACCCTGAGCAGTACATGTGGTTTCTGAAGTTTTTGAAAACGCGTCCAGAAGGGCAACCGAAATTGTATTGA